The following proteins come from a genomic window of Companilactobacillus pabuli:
- a CDS encoding DHA2 family efflux MFS transporter permease subunit, translated as MREQKIPFKVILAVIATGLMSFCGVIVETSMNISFPTLMKEFNVTTSTVQWMTTIYLLVVAIIVPLSSFLKKNFKTKSLFLCANLLFILGLVIDAIAPIFPILLLGRTIQGLGTGIALPLMFNIILENVPTSKIGLMMGIGTLITAVAPAVGPTFGGLVISGLGWRYIFVILVPILIISFFLGIKNIEQKSQIQKTAFDLLSLIYLIFTFAGLIYGFSNMSNFNLLIALSFIIGILGLIGFVTRSRKIEHPLINISILKNLKFSGHVLSFFLFQVLSLGFAFILPNYIQLVNSQSATIAGMAVLPAGVVGAIFAPLGGKILDKFGARLPILFGVTFADISLLVFTLLSRNLSTTVIVWVYILYMCGMGMSSGNIMTDGLNLLPDKNQADGNAVFNTLQQFAGATGTSIVSAIIALSQSNHSLSTKVSTAIGTQHAFIILLIIGLINLFILYKAIPSNTQRN; from the coding sequence ATGAGAGAACAAAAAATACCCTTTAAAGTAATTTTGGCAGTCATTGCCACCGGTTTAATGTCATTTTGCGGAGTTATCGTAGAAACTTCGATGAATATCTCCTTTCCCACTTTGATGAAAGAATTCAACGTCACAACTTCAACTGTTCAATGGATGACGACTATTTATTTGTTAGTCGTTGCCATCATCGTTCCCCTGTCATCATTTTTGAAGAAAAATTTCAAAACTAAATCACTATTTCTATGTGCCAACTTATTATTTATTCTTGGTTTAGTAATAGATGCAATAGCACCAATATTCCCAATCCTTTTACTTGGACGTACAATTCAAGGCTTGGGTACAGGAATTGCTTTACCTTTAATGTTCAATATTATTTTGGAAAATGTTCCTACTTCTAAAATCGGTTTAATGATGGGAATTGGTACCTTGATTACTGCCGTAGCTCCAGCCGTTGGACCCACTTTTGGTGGTTTAGTAATCAGCGGTTTAGGTTGGCGTTATATTTTCGTAATTTTAGTACCTATTTTAATAATTTCCTTTTTCCTAGGTATCAAAAATATCGAACAAAAAAGTCAAATACAAAAAACTGCATTCGACTTACTAAGTTTGATTTATTTAATTTTTACTTTTGCTGGTTTGATTTACGGCTTTAGTAATATGAGTAATTTCAATCTTTTAATTGCTCTATCATTTATCATCGGGATTTTGGGATTGATCGGCTTCGTGACTCGTTCTAGAAAAATCGAGCATCCTTTGATCAATATTTCCATTTTGAAAAATCTCAAATTTTCCGGTCACGTTTTGAGTTTCTTCTTATTCCAAGTTTTGTCATTAGGTTTTGCTTTTATTTTGCCTAACTACATTCAATTGGTAAATAGTCAAAGTGCTACGATTGCCGGAATGGCCGTTCTACCTGCCGGAGTAGTCGGTGCTATCTTTGCCCCATTAGGCGGTAAGATTCTGGATAAGTTTGGAGCTCGTTTGCCAATTTTATTCGGTGTAACTTTTGCTGATATTTCACTATTAGTATTTACCCTTTTGAGTCGCAATTTAAGTACGACTGTAATTGTTTGGGTTTATATTCTTTACATGTGCGGTATGGGAATGTCTTCCGGGAATATCATGACTGACGGTTTAAACCTTCTCCCTGACAAAAATCAGGCTGATGGTAATGCTGTTTTCAATACCCTTCAACAATTTGCTGGAGCTACTGGTACTTCAATCGTTTCTGCCATTATCGCCCTAAGTCAAAGCAACCACTCTCTATCAACCAAAGTTTCCACTGCAATCGGAACACAACATGCGTTTATCATTTTACTAATCATTGGTTTAATCAACCTATTTATTTTGTATAAAGCTATTCCAAGTAATACTCAAAGAAATTAG
- a CDS encoding glutamate-5-semialdehyde dehydrogenase: protein MTNLEQMGQNAQSAAFELGQLGTKKKNTALLNMANALVVNTEKIIEANKEDVENAKKNGIKKAMIDRLLLTPDRINDMSDGLRQVMDLEDPIGKIDRGWQTATGLDITQERVPLGVIGMIYEARPNVTVDAAGLCFKAGNAVILRGGKEAINSNIILSEVLRQALKDSDINPNAVQLIDDVSHETAQKMMELTDYIDVLIPRGSGKFIKMVVNKAKVPIIETGAGNCHIYVDKDADLEKALKIIINAKVQRPSVCNAAEKVILHKDIANEFLPDLYDALRANNVEVRGDVLSKAIVPDIIPATEEDWGTEYDDYIIAIKVVDSIDDAIKHINKYNTKHSESIITENYTASRKFMKQIDAAVVYTNASTRFTDGQQFGFGAEIGISTQKLHARGPMGANELTTTKYLVQGDGQIRH from the coding sequence ATGACGAACCTTGAACAAATGGGTCAAAATGCTCAGAGTGCTGCTTTTGAATTAGGACAATTAGGTACTAAGAAAAAGAATACTGCCCTTTTGAATATGGCCAACGCTCTAGTAGTTAATACAGAAAAAATTATCGAAGCTAATAAAGAAGACGTTGAAAATGCCAAGAAAAATGGTATCAAAAAAGCCATGATTGACCGTCTTTTATTAACTCCTGATCGAATCAACGATATGTCTGACGGTTTACGCCAAGTAATGGACCTTGAAGATCCAATCGGCAAAATCGATCGTGGTTGGCAAACTGCAACTGGTTTGGACATTACTCAAGAACGAGTTCCCCTAGGTGTTATCGGGATGATCTATGAAGCTCGCCCTAACGTAACTGTCGATGCTGCCGGACTATGTTTTAAAGCCGGTAACGCAGTAATCTTACGTGGTGGTAAAGAAGCTATCAATTCTAATATCATCTTGTCAGAAGTTTTGCGCCAAGCCTTGAAGGATTCTGATATTAATCCTAATGCTGTGCAATTAATCGACGACGTTAGCCACGAAACTGCACAAAAGATGATGGAATTGACTGATTATATTGACGTTTTGATTCCCCGTGGCAGTGGCAAATTTATCAAAATGGTCGTCAACAAAGCCAAAGTTCCTATTATTGAAACTGGTGCCGGCAATTGCCACATTTATGTTGATAAAGATGCCGACTTGGAAAAAGCTCTCAAAATTATCATCAACGCCAAGGTTCAACGTCCTTCTGTCTGCAACGCAGCTGAAAAGGTTATTTTGCACAAAGACATCGCTAATGAATTCTTACCTGATCTTTATGATGCCTTACGTGCTAACAATGTTGAAGTCCGTGGTGACGTCTTATCTAAAGCCATCGTACCTGACATCATCCCTGCTACTGAAGAAGATTGGGGTACCGAATATGATGACTACATCATTGCTATCAAGGTAGTTGACTCAATTGACGATGCTATCAAGCATATCAATAAGTACAACACTAAACACAGTGAATCAATCATCACAGAAAACTACACTGCTAGTCGCAAGTTCATGAAACAAATCGATGCCGCAGTCGTTTATACTAACGCTTCAACAAGATTTACTGATGGCCAACAATTCGGTTTCGGAGCTGAAATTGGTATCAGTACTCAAAAACTTCACGCTAGAGGTCCTATGGGCGCTAACGAATTAACAACTACTAAATATTTGGTCCAAGGTGATGGACAAATTAGACATTAA
- a CDS encoding M20/M25/M40 family metallo-hydrolase, with the protein MDARDKFIVEHKDDFEEILKKLIALKSISATGEGIDETVQFLRNLLTKLLGAKVEIIPTAGNPVILANISGKENKNVLFYGHYDVMTPGDTIYWDSDPFELTKRNGHFYARGVGDNKGQLLAQILGMYTYLQIHHEFPFNVTLFIEGEEEQGSVNLEPTVKKIATTKLQKVDQVFVMDGAFNADGTHVLRLGNRGVFAFELSTTTGSHDNHSGNLGNIMDNPFVQLLKYLHKIYDFETGTVKLPHFYEGVEKPTEQEKVWIKQLPYDKESILQQSGIKHLDFDKETYYEKLMFEPTFNFFSVKSGYMEKGVKTIIPHQASLKVDCRLVGKQSITAIKQDLEKAFAKEIRAGDLELNYLGNIPPEHTEADLTEIEKIQQAIVKATGKAYIEPVMPGGVPNYVWKDNLHVPVFTIPYANYDEHNHDFNENLTEKAFYDGIKISYELLGLG; encoded by the coding sequence ATGGATGCAAGGGATAAATTTATTGTTGAGCATAAGGACGATTTTGAAGAGATATTGAAGAAGTTGATTGCCTTGAAAAGTATCAGTGCTACCGGTGAAGGAATTGACGAAACAGTTCAGTTTTTGCGTAATTTGTTAACAAAATTATTAGGTGCAAAGGTCGAAATCATTCCAACGGCTGGTAATCCAGTAATTTTGGCTAATATTTCCGGTAAAGAAAATAAGAATGTCTTGTTTTATGGTCACTATGATGTCATGACACCAGGAGATACGATTTATTGGGACTCAGATCCGTTTGAACTAACTAAACGAAATGGTCATTTTTATGCTCGAGGAGTTGGTGACAATAAAGGACAATTGTTGGCCCAAATCTTAGGGATGTATACTTATTTACAAATTCATCACGAATTTCCTTTTAATGTCACGTTATTTATTGAAGGTGAGGAAGAACAAGGCAGTGTCAACCTTGAACCGACGGTAAAGAAAATCGCTACAACTAAATTGCAAAAGGTTGATCAAGTCTTTGTAATGGACGGAGCGTTCAATGCTGATGGTACTCATGTATTGAGATTGGGCAATCGTGGTGTGTTCGCTTTTGAATTATCAACGACAACCGGCAGTCACGACAATCACTCGGGAAATTTGGGCAATATCATGGATAATCCTTTCGTGCAGTTGTTGAAATATTTGCATAAAATTTATGATTTTGAAACGGGTACTGTTAAATTACCGCATTTTTATGAAGGTGTAGAAAAACCAACTGAACAAGAAAAAGTTTGGATTAAACAATTGCCATACGACAAAGAATCAATTTTACAGCAATCAGGAATTAAGCATCTGGACTTTGACAAAGAAACCTACTATGAAAAATTGATGTTTGAACCTACATTTAATTTCTTCAGTGTCAAATCAGGTTATATGGAAAAAGGCGTGAAAACTATCATCCCTCATCAAGCCAGTTTAAAAGTCGATTGTCGACTAGTTGGAAAGCAATCGATTACTGCCATTAAACAGGATTTGGAAAAGGCTTTTGCTAAAGAAATCAGGGCGGGAGATTTAGAACTCAATTATTTAGGTAATATTCCACCAGAACATACAGAAGCTGATTTAACAGAAATCGAAAAGATTCAGCAAGCCATTGTCAAAGCAACCGGCAAGGCCTACATCGAACCAGTAATGCCCGGTGGTGTTCCTAATTACGTTTGGAAGGACAATTTACACGTCCCAGTTTTTACGATTCCATATGCTAATTATGATGAGCACAATCATGACTTCAATGAGAATTTAACCGAAAAAGCCTTTTATGATGGGATTAAGATTAGCTATGAATTATTAGGATTGGGATAG
- a CDS encoding MarR family winged helix-turn-helix transcriptional regulator, with the protein METNFPIEKAIISLINCYKNLVTKNMRPLGLYPGQDLILLELLKEDRIAQNQLVVALCVDHSTIAKSISRMLKSGLVRTEKSTKDKRITLVSLTPKGTALAKQVEEIWQKAEQNATADMSDEEQRLFIEMIDHIIKNINQQ; encoded by the coding sequence ATGGAAACAAACTTTCCGATTGAAAAAGCCATTATCAGCTTGATCAATTGCTACAAAAATTTAGTCACTAAAAACATGCGCCCACTCGGTCTCTATCCAGGGCAAGATTTGATTTTATTGGAATTATTAAAGGAAGACCGCATTGCCCAAAATCAATTAGTAGTCGCTCTTTGCGTGGATCATTCAACTATTGCTAAGTCCATTAGTCGAATGCTAAAAAGTGGCCTAGTTCGAACTGAAAAATCCACTAAGGATAAACGTATCACCCTAGTCAGTTTGACTCCTAAAGGAACAGCTCTAGCTAAACAAGTTGAAGAAATTTGGCAAAAGGCTGAACAAAATGCCACTGCTGATATGAGCGATGAAGAACAACGCTTGTTTATTGAAATGATTGATCACATCATTAAAAATATTAATCAGCAATAA
- a CDS encoding D-2-hydroxyacid dehydrogenase produces the protein MKVLSLVNLTKKQTEKIQSISGVDLKVISPKKVTAQDLDGVEVLYDWSNTLKDAVLKSNTLNWIQVVRAGVDALPLRELNEKGVILTNGSGANAINIAEQTLAYMLMFVRRMNYTARRQDAREWKHEEGYDEVYNKTVMIVGVGHIGKMVAQYAKALGMKTIGVRRSDKPVANIDEMISMEDMKKRINEVHFVVNALPGTDDTVGLFNQEIFQLMSKKAYYINVGRGKTTNMDDLVAALKNGEIAGAGLDVTTPEPLPSTSPLWDMENVIITPHDAGDSIHYGERAFKIFKRNLKSYVENGEVVENVVNYSTGY, from the coding sequence ATGAAAGTTCTCAGTTTAGTTAATTTAACAAAGAAACAAACGGAAAAAATTCAATCAATTTCTGGTGTAGACTTAAAAGTTATTTCTCCTAAAAAAGTCACTGCCCAAGATCTTGATGGAGTAGAAGTGCTTTATGATTGGTCCAATACTTTGAAAGACGCCGTTTTAAAGAGCAATACCTTGAACTGGATTCAAGTTGTCCGTGCTGGCGTCGACGCTTTACCTTTGCGCGAATTGAATGAGAAGGGTGTTATTTTAACTAACGGTTCTGGTGCTAATGCCATCAACATTGCTGAACAAACTTTGGCTTACATGTTGATGTTCGTTCGTCGCATGAATTATACTGCACGACGCCAAGATGCTAGAGAATGGAAACACGAAGAAGGCTATGACGAAGTTTACAATAAGACCGTCATGATCGTCGGTGTTGGTCACATTGGTAAAATGGTTGCTCAATACGCTAAGGCTTTGGGAATGAAGACAATTGGCGTTAGAAGAAGTGACAAACCAGTTGCTAATATCGATGAGATGATTTCAATGGAAGATATGAAAAAGCGTATCAATGAAGTTCATTTCGTAGTTAACGCATTGCCTGGAACTGATGATACTGTGGGATTATTTAATCAAGAAATTTTCCAACTTATGTCCAAAAAAGCTTATTACATCAATGTTGGTCGTGGTAAGACTACTAATATGGATGATTTAGTTGCTGCCCTTAAAAATGGAGAAATTGCTGGAGCTGGTCTTGATGTTACGACACCTGAACCACTTCCAAGCACTAGTCCACTTTGGGATATGGAAAATGTCATTATCACACCTCATGATGCTGGCGATAGTATTCACTATGGCGAGCGTGCCTTCAAGATTTTTAAACGTAATTTGAAATCATATGTTGAAAACGGTGAAGTAGTCGAAAACGTCGTTAACTATTCAACTGGATATTAG
- the proB gene encoding glutamate 5-kinase, translated as MQNKRHIIADRIVVKIGTSTLIRQNSKINLKVIKELAHVLSTLKKDGKDVVLVSSGAIGVGMGVLGIDKRPIKISKQQAVAAVGQAELMQIYNEAFHEYGMSVAQMLITRDIIDYPESHTNVMNSFQELLSMENTIPIVNENDTVTVSELDHHTKFGDNDQLSAIVANLVDADLLIMLSDIDGFYSANPLKVPDAKLVSSIQTISPAIIAAAGGHGTKFGTGGMTTKLKAAELILKHNQEMVLTNGKDPNVIFNILSGDPVGTLFSKVSG; from the coding sequence ATGCAAAATAAGCGTCACATCATTGCTGATCGAATCGTCGTTAAAATTGGTACTAGTACTTTGATTCGTCAAAACAGCAAAATTAATTTAAAGGTCATTAAAGAATTAGCTCACGTTTTGAGTACTTTGAAAAAAGATGGCAAAGATGTCGTCTTAGTTTCTTCCGGTGCTATTGGCGTAGGAATGGGAGTTTTAGGTATCGACAAGCGTCCGATTAAAATTTCTAAACAACAAGCTGTGGCTGCTGTCGGTCAAGCCGAATTGATGCAAATTTACAACGAAGCTTTCCACGAATACGGTATGTCGGTAGCTCAAATGCTGATTACCCGTGATATCATCGACTATCCTGAAAGCCACACTAACGTGATGAACAGTTTCCAAGAATTATTGTCGATGGAAAATACTATCCCTATCGTCAACGAAAATGATACAGTAACAGTCTCAGAACTTGATCACCACACTAAATTTGGCGACAACGATCAACTTTCAGCTATTGTAGCTAACTTAGTTGATGCTGACTTGTTAATCATGCTATCCGATATCGATGGCTTTTACTCAGCTAATCCACTCAAAGTTCCTGATGCTAAACTAGTTTCTAGCATTCAAACAATCAGTCCAGCCATTATTGCTGCAGCCGGTGGTCACGGAACAAAATTTGGAACTGGTGGCATGACGACGAAACTCAAAGCTGCTGAACTAATTTTGAAACACAACCAAGAAATGGTCCTCACAAATGGTAAAGATCCTAATGTCATCTTTAATATCTTATCAGGTGATCCCGTTGGTACTTTGTTCTCAAAAGTTAGTGGCTAG
- a CDS encoding MarR family winged helix-turn-helix transcriptional regulator: MSKKYTNMLLKIATNHITKNFDNFAKNYDMTWMQMSVIDYLSRNSEKEIFQRDIENEFFIQRSTTTVLLQRMEKKDLIYRQPSKKDARQRSVFLTDKAHALEKDINNYMEKQQETLEANFSAAEIKQFEKILHYYALEV, encoded by the coding sequence ATGTCAAAAAAATATACCAATATGTTGCTGAAGATTGCCACCAACCATATCACTAAGAATTTTGATAATTTTGCCAAAAACTACGATATGACTTGGATGCAAATGTCAGTTATTGATTATTTGAGTCGCAACAGTGAAAAAGAAATCTTTCAACGAGACATTGAGAATGAATTCTTTATCCAGCGTTCAACGACGACTGTCTTATTACAGCGGATGGAAAAAAAAGACTTGATCTATCGTCAGCCTTCTAAAAAAGATGCTCGGCAAAGATCAGTTTTCTTAACCGACAAAGCCCATGCGCTCGAAAAAGACATCAACAACTATATGGAAAAGCAACAAGAAACTCTTGAGGCAAATTTCTCTGCAGCAGAAATAAAGCAATTCGAAAAAATACTACACTATTATGCCTTGGAGGTTTAA
- a CDS encoding MIP/aquaporin family protein yields MHYTLLVRCIAEFIGTAIMVALGNGSVANVELKGTKGFHGGWILIGFGYGIGVMVPAMMFGPISGGQINPAMTLGLAINGQFPWAEVGPYLIAQFLGAIFGQMLIVAAYKPYYNKTENVESILGTFSTIDAENSRLNGFINEFIGTFILVFGAVALTSDHIDPRADFIGLGFLVMCLVVSFGGPTGPALNPARDLGPRILHALLPLNPKGSSQWKYSWVPVVAPILGAIVAVKTYALFF; encoded by the coding sequence ATGCATTATACGTTGTTAGTACGTTGTATCGCTGAATTTATCGGAACAGCTATCATGGTTGCCCTCGGTAATGGTTCAGTTGCCAACGTTGAATTAAAAGGAACGAAAGGATTCCACGGTGGGTGGATTTTGATTGGATTTGGTTATGGTATCGGTGTTATGGTACCAGCTATGATGTTCGGTCCCATCTCAGGTGGTCAAATCAATCCGGCCATGACTTTAGGCTTGGCTATCAATGGTCAATTCCCATGGGCAGAAGTTGGTCCTTACCTTATCGCTCAATTCTTAGGTGCAATCTTTGGTCAAATGTTGATCGTCGCAGCCTACAAACCTTACTATAACAAAACAGAAAACGTTGAAAGTATTCTTGGAACTTTCTCAACAATCGACGCTGAAAATAGTCGTTTGAACGGTTTTATCAACGAATTTATTGGAACATTCATTTTGGTCTTCGGTGCTGTGGCATTGACTTCAGACCATATTGATCCACGTGCCGACTTTATCGGTCTTGGATTCTTGGTTATGTGTTTGGTTGTTTCATTCGGTGGCCCAACAGGTCCTGCTTTGAATCCAGCTCGTGACTTAGGTCCTCGTATCTTGCATGCTCTATTACCTTTAAATCCTAAAGGTTCTTCTCAATGGAAGTACAGTTGGGTACCAGTTGTAGCTCCAATCCTTGGTGCTATCGTAGCGGTTAAAACTTACGCATTATTCTTTTAG
- a CDS encoding alpha/beta fold hydrolase, translating into MVKINQFLIQDVPILEVELKENLHKPLPLVIFYHGWRSSKELVLTQARKLAQKNIRVVLPDALNHGQRHTDISSIPSMTFWNSIQGNIAEFSLIRDFYNDKKLIKDQKIGVGGYSMGGMTTGALMTAHPEISAASIIMGTPNLSAYAKLVREDAKARNIYVPKDFDLLTSWIRYYDLNLQPEKINNRPLLFWHGTDDKRIPYQQSRKFFEKIHPESYGQQTAFITGYKAGHLVEPRLMDKIANFFEYYLE; encoded by the coding sequence GTGGTAAAAATAAATCAATTTTTAATACAAGATGTTCCTATTTTAGAAGTCGAACTAAAAGAAAACCTTCACAAGCCATTGCCATTAGTTATTTTTTATCATGGATGGCGCTCTAGTAAAGAATTAGTTTTGACTCAAGCTCGTAAATTAGCACAAAAAAATATCCGTGTGGTCTTACCTGATGCTCTTAATCATGGGCAAAGACATACGGATATTTCTTCAATTCCTTCAATGACTTTTTGGAACAGTATTCAAGGTAATATTGCAGAATTCTCATTGATTCGTGATTTTTATAACGATAAGAAATTGATCAAAGATCAAAAAATTGGCGTTGGCGGATATTCAATGGGTGGTATGACGACTGGGGCTTTAATGACAGCTCACCCAGAAATTAGTGCTGCTTCCATCATTATGGGAACACCGAATTTATCAGCTTATGCCAAACTAGTTCGTGAGGATGCCAAAGCCAGAAACATTTATGTACCAAAGGATTTTGATTTATTGACGAGTTGGATCAGATACTATGATTTGAATCTTCAGCCGGAAAAAATCAATAATCGACCTTTGTTATTTTGGCATGGGACAGATGATAAAAGAATTCCTTATCAACAATCACGAAAGTTTTTTGAAAAAATTCATCCAGAAAGTTATGGGCAACAGACAGCCTTTATTACTGGTTACAAAGCGGGTCATCTAGTGGAACCACGTTTAATGGATAAAATTGCTAATTTCTTTGAGTATTACTTGGAATAG
- a CDS encoding ABC transporter permease encodes MNKLWIVTLETFWRQVKSWSFLTLILGPFIMFAITIGAGYLGYQSGGTSSEIAVISNQPQLRQNFIKENKDDVMKKVTDVKTAKKKMNNNSLAGYLLLDIDNQKISAKYVGTSSLSSSLKTKVNSYLAKTQQQLNLANAQLSSAQIKALAQQPSFKETVQKKTGTANTAKTISFWITIIMVYMILNTYTSITAQEIASEKGTKIMEIIFSSTTAVKYFLGKVFGVLLVILLQILIYLFGGWGAYIFAQNSDLTKDIVAQNQSLITSVLKNLLSINLVYLLLGVVIFTILAAFSGALVAKVEDAAKAAQPVIMLNLLAFFVTFPFQNNLDSIVVKILSYIPFFSSYFMPLRIINNDAAGIEIVISLVILVASCILLAWYIGKIYQGLMLQTDDSSFWKRFTRGLSYSK; translated from the coding sequence ATGAATAAATTATGGATTGTCACCCTAGAAACTTTTTGGAGACAAGTTAAGTCTTGGAGCTTTTTGACTTTGATTTTGGGACCATTTATTATGTTTGCCATTACTATCGGGGCAGGATACTTAGGTTATCAAAGTGGTGGCACGAGTTCAGAAATTGCCGTTATCAGCAATCAACCGCAACTTCGTCAAAACTTCATCAAAGAAAATAAAGATGACGTCATGAAAAAAGTTACCGATGTCAAGACTGCTAAAAAGAAAATGAATAATAATAGTCTTGCTGGATATTTACTTTTGGACATTGATAATCAAAAAATCAGCGCCAAATACGTTGGAACTAGTTCATTGAGTTCATCTTTGAAAACTAAAGTGAATAGTTATTTAGCTAAAACACAACAGCAACTAAATTTGGCCAATGCCCAACTTTCATCAGCACAAATCAAGGCTTTAGCACAACAACCGAGTTTTAAAGAAACTGTCCAAAAGAAGACAGGAACAGCTAATACAGCAAAAACCATCTCATTTTGGATCACGATCATCATGGTTTACATGATTTTGAATACTTATACGAGTATCACTGCCCAAGAAATTGCTTCTGAAAAAGGTACCAAGATTATGGAAATTATTTTCTCCAGTACGACGGCTGTGAAGTATTTCTTAGGTAAAGTTTTCGGTGTTTTATTGGTTATTCTGCTTCAAATTTTGATTTATCTTTTCGGAGGATGGGGCGCTTATATCTTTGCCCAAAATTCAGATTTGACTAAAGATATCGTCGCTCAAAATCAATCATTGATTACTTCTGTTTTGAAGAATCTCTTGAGTATCAACTTAGTATATCTCCTCTTAGGAGTGGTTATCTTTACAATTTTAGCGGCCTTCTCAGGTGCTTTAGTTGCCAAAGTAGAAGATGCAGCTAAGGCTGCTCAACCAGTAATCATGTTGAATTTATTAGCATTTTTCGTAACTTTCCCATTCCAAAACAATCTCGATTCAATCGTCGTAAAAATCCTATCCTATATACCATTTTTCTCTTCATACTTCATGCCACTAAGAATCATTAACAACGATGCCGCTGGTATAGAAATCGTCATTTCACTAGTAATTCTAGTAGCAAGCTGTATTTTGTTAGCTTGGTATATTGGTAAAATTTATCAAGGCTTGATGCTACAGACTGATGATTCTAGTTTCTGGAAGAGATTCACCCGTGGACTTTCTTATAGTAAATAA